In the genome of Desulfuromonas sp. DDH964, one region contains:
- a CDS encoding protein-L-isoaspartate(D-aspartate) O-methyltransferase: MDFAIARRRMVEQQVVRRGVTDPMVIAAMLKVPRHLFVEEALRSQAYSDFPLPIGEKQTISQPFMVGFMTEALLLKGGEKILEIGTGSGYQAAVLAQIAGQVFSVERHAALARKARLCLDAGGCRGVIVKVCDGTSGWADEAPFDGIIVTAGAPAIPEEYRQQLKTGGRLVIPVGDRSSQVLFRITRLADNEYREERLLDCRFVPLVGQHGWRGEEG, encoded by the coding sequence ATGGATTTCGCCATTGCCCGCCGACGGATGGTCGAGCAGCAGGTCGTGCGTCGCGGGGTGACCGACCCGATGGTTATCGCGGCCATGCTCAAGGTTCCTCGCCACCTCTTCGTTGAAGAAGCACTGCGAAGCCAGGCTTACAGCGACTTCCCCCTGCCGATCGGGGAAAAACAGACCATCTCCCAGCCTTTTATGGTCGGCTTCATGACCGAAGCCCTGCTCCTTAAAGGGGGCGAAAAAATCCTTGAAATCGGTACCGGCTCCGGTTATCAGGCCGCGGTCCTGGCACAGATCGCCGGGCAGGTTTTTTCCGTCGAACGCCACGCCGCGCTGGCCCGCAAAGCGCGCCTTTGCCTTGACGCCGGTGGTTGCCGCGGTGTCATCGTCAAGGTTTGCGACGGAACTAGCGGCTGGGCGGACGAGGCGCCCTTTGACGGGATTATTGTTACCGCAGGGGCCCCCGCCATCCCTGAAGAGTACCGCCAACAATTGAAAACCGGTGGCCGCCTGGTGATTCCGGTCGGAGACCGCAGTTCCCAGGTCCTCTTTCGCATCACCCGCCTGGCGGACAATGAGTACCGGGAAGAGCGGCTGCTCGACTGTCGCTTTGTCCCCCTGGTCGGCCAGCACGGATGGCGGGGAGAGGAAGGTTGA
- the surE gene encoding 5'/3'-nucleotidase SurE, whose protein sequence is MLILVTNDDGVHSPGLTVLARSLADLGRVVVVAPDRERSAVGHALTLHAPLRAEEIRPDVFAVDGTPTDCVNLGIHGLLAEKPWLVVSGINRGGNLGDDITYSGTVAAAMEATLMGVPAFAVSLDGDRFREEDFAAAGEFARRLGEVLLEKGLPLDTFLNVNVPAGFPRGVRLTQQGKRRFNDLVVEKLDPRGRKYYWIGGGEMGFHDLPGSDFHAVHSSFISITPLHLNLTNHRAFTVLDKWGLDSLFPAQQDCDNGS, encoded by the coding sequence TTGCTCATCCTGGTGACGAACGACGACGGTGTCCATTCTCCCGGACTTACCGTGCTGGCCAGGTCCCTGGCGGATCTGGGCCGGGTGGTGGTGGTCGCACCAGACCGGGAGCGCAGCGCCGTGGGTCATGCCTTGACCCTGCATGCTCCCCTGCGCGCCGAAGAGATCCGCCCGGATGTCTTTGCCGTCGACGGGACCCCGACCGATTGTGTCAACCTCGGTATCCACGGGCTGCTCGCGGAGAAGCCGTGGCTGGTCGTTTCCGGGATCAACCGGGGGGGCAACCTGGGAGATGATATTACCTATTCCGGTACGGTCGCCGCAGCAATGGAGGCGACGCTGATGGGAGTCCCGGCCTTCGCTGTCTCCCTGGACGGGGATCGCTTCCGGGAGGAAGACTTTGCCGCCGCCGGGGAATTCGCGCGGAGACTGGGGGAAGTCCTTCTGGAGAAGGGGCTTCCCCTCGATACGTTTCTGAACGTCAACGTTCCCGCCGGTTTTCCCAGAGGCGTCCGGCTTACCCAGCAGGGAAAACGCCGCTTCAACGATCTGGTGGTGGAAAAACTTGACCCGCGCGGCCGGAAATATTACTGGATCGGTGGCGGTGAAATGGGGTTCCACGATCTCCCGGGCAGCGATTTTCATGCTGTCCATAGCTCCTTCATATCGATAACTCCGCTGCATCTCAACCTGACCAATCACCGGGCTTTCACTGTCCTCGACAAGTGGGGGCTCGATTCCCTTTTCCCCGCGCAGCAAGACTGCGATAACGGCAGCTGA
- a CDS encoding MerR family transcriptional regulator, with the protein MSTEIPDKLYFKIGEVAELTGIKPHVLRYWESEFSQLRLTKSRSRQRLYRRRDIELILRLKDLLYNQGFTICGARKKLREPEAVVMAAADAGQLDLPLDSRAERRLLDDIRADLLRLRALLD; encoded by the coding sequence ATGAGTACGGAGATTCCGGATAAGCTCTATTTCAAGATCGGGGAAGTTGCCGAACTTACCGGCATAAAGCCTCATGTCCTGCGGTACTGGGAATCGGAATTCAGCCAACTGCGCCTGACCAAAAGCCGTTCCCGGCAGCGTCTCTACCGGCGCAGGGATATCGAACTGATTCTCCGCCTGAAAGACCTCCTTTACAACCAGGGGTTCACCATTTGCGGTGCGCGGAAGAAACTGCGTGAACCGGAGGCTGTTGTCATGGCCGCCGCCGACGCCGGTCAACTCGACCTGCCTCTGGACAGTCGCGCAGAGCGCCGTCTTCTCGACGACATTCGCGCCGACCTGCTGCGCCTGAGAGCTCTCCTCGATTAA
- a CDS encoding YqaA family protein, whose product MRLLRRLYDWVLHWANTPYGAPALFLLALAEASFFPIPPDVLLLALCLSVPARAYRFALVAAAGSVLGGILGYGIGQLLWDLLAPIFYTYVPGFTEDIFLRVQQLFATYDFWTVFVAGFTPIPYKVITIGAGVFRINFGIFVFASLLSRSLRFFLVAWLLHRYGASMRLFIERYFNLLTLGFAVLLIGGFLLVKLFY is encoded by the coding sequence ATGAGACTTTTGCGCCGCCTCTATGACTGGGTGCTGCACTGGGCAAATACCCCTTATGGCGCGCCGGCGCTCTTCCTGCTGGCCCTCGCCGAGGCTTCCTTTTTCCCGATTCCGCCTGATGTGCTGCTCCTGGCGCTTTGTCTCTCCGTCCCGGCCCGGGCCTACCGGTTCGCGCTGGTTGCGGCAGCCGGATCGGTTCTCGGCGGGATTCTCGGCTACGGGATCGGACAACTCCTCTGGGACCTCCTTGCCCCGATTTTCTACACCTATGTTCCTGGTTTTACGGAAGATATTTTTCTGCGGGTGCAGCAGCTCTTTGCAACCTATGATTTCTGGACCGTATTTGTGGCCGGCTTCACGCCCATTCCCTACAAGGTCATCACCATCGGTGCCGGGGTGTTCCGGATCAACTTCGGAATCTTCGTATTCGCGTCGCTGCTCAGCCGTAGCCTCCGTTTTTTTCTGGTTGCCTGGCTGCTTCACCGCTACGGTGCTTCCATGCGTTTATTTATCGAACGCTACTTTAACCTTTTGACCCTTGGTTTTGCCGTTTTGCTGATCGGTGGTTTTCTCCTGGTGAAATTGTTCTATTAG
- a CDS encoding integration host factor subunit alpha — MTKADLIESVYLKTGFSKKESAEIVETVFDLIKDTLEKGEKIKIAGFGNFVVKEKSTRRGRNPQTGEEIEISSRRILTFKPSQVLKSSINGED, encoded by the coding sequence ATGACCAAGGCGGACCTTATTGAAAGCGTTTATCTGAAAACCGGCTTTTCCAAGAAGGAATCCGCCGAAATTGTCGAGACGGTCTTTGACCTGATCAAGGATACCCTTGAGAAGGGGGAAAAGATCAAGATCGCCGGTTTTGGCAATTTCGTCGTCAAGGAGAAGTCGACCAGGCGCGGTCGAAATCCCCAGACCGGCGAAGAGATCGAAATTTCTTCCCGGCGAATTCTCACCTTCAAGCCGAGTCAGGTTCTGAAGAGCTCCATCAACGGTGAAGACTAA
- a CDS encoding peptidoglycan DD-metalloendopeptidase family protein gives MDENYLARINGINDPTRLKAGQQLYIPGADRQKRVPVTVSSPVAPSRPETPQGLTANSPQPSAKPAPSTTRTATPPAPAVQSPPPQAPATAQQGRFDWPLRGKVLRRFGSKIDGSLCKGLEISARPGEAVASAAAGKVIYSGDGIKGYGNLIIVRHDDSYFTVYGFNQKNLVSSGAFVSKGQQIARAGTPPKGGTPRLYFEIRSGKQPVDPIFYLP, from the coding sequence GTGGACGAGAACTATCTCGCCAGGATCAATGGCATCAACGACCCGACCAGGCTGAAAGCGGGACAACAGCTCTATATACCAGGCGCCGATCGCCAGAAACGGGTTCCGGTCACCGTTTCGTCTCCAGTAGCACCGAGCCGGCCGGAAACGCCGCAAGGTTTAACCGCCAACTCCCCCCAACCCAGCGCCAAGCCGGCTCCATCGACCACCCGAACAGCGACTCCTCCGGCCCCGGCAGTTCAGTCTCCTCCCCCCCAGGCTCCGGCAACGGCGCAGCAGGGGCGCTTTGACTGGCCGTTGCGGGGTAAAGTTCTGCGTCGCTTCGGCAGCAAGATCGACGGGTCGCTCTGCAAGGGGCTGGAGATTTCCGCCCGACCTGGCGAAGCGGTCGCCTCAGCGGCGGCGGGGAAGGTTATTTACAGCGGTGACGGGATCAAGGGCTACGGAAATTTGATCATTGTCAGGCACGACGACTCCTACTTCACCGTTTATGGATTCAATCAGAAGAATCTCGTCAGCAGTGGTGCTTTTGTCAGCAAGGGACAGCAAATCGCCCGGGCCGGAACCCCTCCGAAAGGAGGAACTCCTCGACTCTACTTTGAAATCCGTTCTGGCAAGCAACCGGTCGATCCGATTTTTTACTTGCCATAG
- the pheT gene encoding phenylalanine--tRNA ligase subunit beta, with the protein MIVTYNWLKEFVDCNLSGADLAHRLTMAGLEVDAMEEIGAGLDSVIVARLITVDPHPDADRLTVCQVDSGNGTVQVVCGAKNHRAGDLVALAQVGSVLPGDFKIKKSKIRGQESQGMLCSAKELGLAEESEGILILPAGLKPGTPAFEALGYKDIRFELGLTPNRADCLSLVGVAREVAAMTGSPLRLPRPEVEERGEAIESQTSVSIEEPTLCPRYAARLIRGVTIGPSPGWLIRRLESVGQRSINNVVDVTNYVLMELGHPLHAFDFRLLRGGRIVVKRSTEGQAFTTLDSQERLLTAGDLTICDGEGAIALAGIMGGENSEIQPDTVDILLESAYFNAGAIRRTSKRLGIHTESSHRFERGADIDMVPVALNRAAALVLEVAGGTIAQGMIDNYPSPAVPQRVELSVTRTNRLLGLALDQKTIGGLLQAIGLEVVPVAAGGEGRLSVALPTFRPDLEREIDLIEEVARLNGYDNIPVTLPESRITCHTPPEHVERIVQARNALVSSGFSEVINYSFGAPGALDKIRLPADDPRRQAVNILNPLNEEQSVMRTTLVASLLETTARNLAYRSRDLRIFELRPVFHPSQADELPFERQHLAAVICGRRAPEGWSQPAEGADFYDLKGVAEVFFKQFRIPEVRWDPARTEPYLHPGKSAAILVAEKVVGFIGEVHPEVLANFEIDLPIYLLEIDLESLFDLVGGFPGIRPLSRFPDVCRDSALLLQDEISAAQLLEAIAKVKPRSVEEVVLFDVYRGQGIPEGLKSVAIRVRYRSAEKTLTDDEIQSAHGRIISALEKEFGARLR; encoded by the coding sequence ATGATCGTGACCTACAACTGGCTGAAGGAATTCGTCGATTGCAATCTGAGCGGCGCGGATCTGGCGCACCGGCTGACCATGGCGGGCCTCGAAGTTGACGCCATGGAAGAGATTGGTGCCGGGCTCGACTCGGTTATCGTTGCCCGACTGATCACCGTCGACCCCCATCCCGATGCCGACCGGCTTACGGTCTGCCAGGTCGATTCCGGCAATGGTACCGTTCAGGTGGTCTGCGGTGCCAAGAACCATCGTGCCGGAGACCTGGTTGCCCTTGCCCAGGTCGGATCGGTGCTGCCCGGTGATTTTAAAATCAAGAAATCGAAGATTCGCGGCCAGGAGTCGCAGGGAATGCTCTGCTCTGCCAAGGAACTCGGCCTCGCAGAGGAGTCGGAGGGGATCCTGATTCTCCCGGCCGGCCTGAAGCCGGGGACTCCGGCTTTCGAGGCTCTCGGCTACAAGGATATCCGTTTCGAGTTGGGATTGACTCCCAACCGGGCCGATTGTCTCAGTCTGGTCGGTGTCGCGCGCGAAGTCGCGGCAATGACGGGTAGCCCCTTGCGGTTACCGCGGCCCGAGGTCGAAGAGCGCGGCGAAGCGATAGAGAGTCAGACCTCTGTTTCGATTGAAGAACCGACTCTCTGTCCGCGCTATGCCGCCAGGCTTATTCGCGGGGTAACTATCGGTCCTTCCCCCGGTTGGCTGATCCGCCGCCTCGAGTCGGTGGGACAGCGTTCGATCAATAATGTGGTCGACGTGACCAATTACGTGCTGATGGAGCTGGGCCATCCGCTGCACGCCTTCGATTTCCGTCTGCTGCGGGGCGGACGGATTGTGGTCAAACGGAGCACCGAAGGGCAGGCATTTACCACCCTCGACAGCCAGGAACGGCTCCTTACCGCCGGCGACCTGACGATTTGCGACGGCGAAGGGGCGATCGCCCTGGCGGGTATCATGGGGGGTGAAAACTCGGAAATTCAGCCTGATACGGTCGATATCCTGCTGGAGAGCGCCTATTTCAATGCCGGAGCGATCCGGCGCACCAGCAAGCGCCTCGGGATTCACACGGAGTCCTCGCATCGCTTTGAACGGGGGGCCGACATCGATATGGTTCCGGTTGCCCTCAATCGTGCTGCGGCATTGGTGCTAGAGGTTGCCGGCGGCACCATAGCACAGGGAATGATCGACAACTATCCGAGTCCTGCCGTGCCGCAACGGGTCGAATTGAGCGTGACCAGGACCAACCGCCTGCTCGGTCTGGCACTGGACCAGAAAACCATCGGCGGGCTGTTGCAGGCCATCGGCCTCGAGGTCGTTCCCGTTGCCGCCGGCGGGGAAGGGCGGCTGAGTGTCGCTTTGCCAACCTTCCGCCCTGACCTGGAACGGGAAATTGACCTGATTGAAGAGGTGGCACGGCTTAATGGGTATGACAATATCCCGGTCACCCTGCCGGAAAGCCGCATCACCTGCCATACCCCGCCGGAGCATGTCGAACGGATCGTCCAGGCGAGGAATGCACTGGTTTCATCTGGGTTTTCCGAGGTCATCAACTACTCCTTCGGTGCGCCCGGGGCCCTGGACAAAATTCGCCTTCCGGCAGATGACCCGCGGCGCCAAGCAGTCAATATCCTCAACCCTCTCAATGAAGAGCAGTCGGTCATGCGTACCACGCTGGTGGCCAGCCTGCTCGAAACCACAGCACGGAACCTTGCCTATCGCAGCCGGGATTTACGGATCTTCGAACTGCGGCCGGTTTTTCATCCCAGCCAGGCCGATGAACTGCCGTTCGAACGGCAGCATCTGGCCGCTGTCATCTGTGGCCGCCGAGCTCCGGAAGGCTGGAGCCAGCCGGCCGAAGGTGCTGATTTCTACGATCTCAAAGGGGTTGCGGAGGTTTTTTTCAAACAGTTCCGGATTCCAGAAGTACGATGGGACCCGGCGCGGACCGAACCGTATCTGCACCCCGGTAAGAGTGCTGCCATTCTGGTGGCTGAAAAGGTTGTCGGATTCATCGGCGAAGTCCACCCCGAGGTTTTGGCCAATTTTGAAATCGATCTACCGATTTATCTGCTGGAAATTGACCTGGAGTCCCTCTTTGACCTCGTCGGCGGCTTCCCGGGAATACGACCTTTGTCACGATTCCCCGATGTCTGCCGGGACAGCGCGTTACTGCTCCAAGATGAAATCAGCGCCGCCCAATTGCTGGAAGCCATTGCCAAAGTAAAACCGCGGTCGGTCGAAGAGGTGGTCCTCTTTGATGTTTACCGTGGCCAAGGGATCCCCGAGGGGCTCAAGAGCGTGGCGATCCGGGTGCGCTATCGCAGCGCAGAAAAGACCCTCACCGACGACGAGATCCAGTCGGCACATGGTCGGATTATTTCCGCCCTGGAGAAGGAATTCGGGGCCCGCTTGCGTTGA